The genome window ctattacactgtgacaaatactcagacatAAGATAATCTTTCTTTCCCCAAATTTTAATTCATTACAAAAAATGTGAAACTATAACAGCTGaagaattttttacaaatatttattgggtgaaaagacTAAatgttttggcagccaaatatgtgtcctcctgctacaacctgagggacagccagtgaaaatgtaatgtaatgtcaaTCATATTTCCCATTTTGTTTTGGCTTTCATACCATGTGATGGGGCTTCTCAGTCATGTTACTGCCTTACAGCTATTGCTTTAACGGATTCATATTCTCATTGATATTGATGCCTTATTGCTGTTGGTCACActattttttttatatgtatactttgacaatgtaactAATTTAACTTATCATGTCAATAAAGTCtcctgaattgaattgaaattgagagagagaccctaaacaggccagagagagagagagagagagagagaaagctcctCAAGAGCCAAAGACAACAGTGATAATCAGTGAACTCATCCAAAATCAATTTGCCTGAGACCTTCTAAAAGCGATTAAAATAGTCTGCTCTTCTTCCTTCAGGGCCGTGATACTCAGTGACCTAATTCACCACACATCAATCTGATGGTAGGACACTGAAGAGGCTACTTAGGcatccattgtgtgtgtgtgtgtgtgtgtgtgtgtgtgtgtgtgtgtgtgtgtgtgtgtgtgtgtgtgtgtgtgtgtgtgtgtgtgtgtgtgtgtgcacattacCTGTGTTACAGTAAGCATCCCAATCATGACTTCATCTCAGGATGAGAAGCTGATTTAAACACAGCAACAGTGAGGTAAtcacaacaataataatagtttAGTCCAACACATATGGTGCTGGCTGTCTGTCGGGGAGAAAAAAAACAGTCAGTCAGACTGTCATATGGCAGGTTGATCCACTGCTGTACGGGCCTTGACTGGATCCGTCTGGAGGAGGGAGGGGTACTCAGGCCTGGGCAGCATCACTGTCCAACGTGCCTGTGTTATGaaataggtctgtctgtctgaagggTCAGTCTGTCTGAATGGTCAGTCTGTCTCAGAGTCAAATAGTGATGGCTCTGCTTCTTTAGTCCCTACTGCTGGTGGAACGTCTAATTCAAAATTTAAAAAGTACTTAGTTTACAGCAGGTATtcagtgcagcgaaatgcttacttgcaagctccCTCAACAATGCAGTACAAATATCAATACTGATGTTATCCCCCCTTCTCCTATGCATTTAACATCCCAGCTCACGCCCGGCTGGTATGGACCATTGAGATGAGATGGCCATTGGACAGGTGTGTACAGGTGCATACAGATGTGTGGACCGATGTAGGCCATGACAAGTGTATGGCAGGTGTATATTACAGGTGTATTACAGGTGTACAAACTTACCATTGAGTCCATTAGGGATGCTCCTGTGATGGTGTGGCGCTGACAGGTCATCCATGGACCTCCTCTGGAAGGTGCTGCCCAGCTTGCCCTCCCTCTCCGTGGGCAGCTTGTGTATGTGGTTGTGGCTGTGGTGGTGGTCGGGGCTACCTGCGCTCCCCGTGCTGGAGGTACTACTGCCATCCCCGAAGTCCCGAACTATCCCTGTCCCGCCGTTCAGGTTGgtgaggctggactgagagtctaTGGAGCTCCGGGAACCGGCTCCGTTCCTCTCTTCATCCAGCATGAAGATGATCTCCTTCAGGTCCGTGTTCTCGCGCACCACTGTCTCCTGGTTGGCCTCGAGTTCTTTGAGCTTTAGCTGGTAGGTGCCCACCTCCTTCCACATGGCGTTCGCTGAGTACCGGCCAAACCGCTGCCACTCCCGGGACAGCTTCTTGCCCTTCTGCCGGTCGTCGTCCAGGAAGCAGCAGAGCTCGCGGAGCTCGTTGTTGTCGTCCTGGAGCTTCTGGTTGATCTCCTTCAGGTTGCGGATCTCGTGCAGGTGCACCTGCAGCCTCCGGTTAATGTCTTTCATCATGTTTCCGTGCTCGATCATCAGGTATAACTTCTCGCTGTCCACTCTCCTTAGCCTGTTGACCAGCTGCTCCTTGCCCCATTGCAGCAGCTCTTCGTCCGGTAGCTGATTCAGATCTGGCTCATTGGGTCCCTCGGACGGGTTTTTAGCCATGTCTCCGTCTGTGCTCTCTCCTCGGTCCAATAACGGTACGGAAATAAGCTGGATATTTAGGCTAAACTATCCGAGTCTCAATTGCGGAATTGTATTGAAATGTGAATACATGATAAGGAAATGATGCAAACAGTGGCACTTCGGATGGAAAAGTTcaattaaacaaattaaaatggcAATGAAATGTTGGCTATTGCAACCATGCAGAAGACTGCACGCACAACTCTTTCAAAAAAAGATCACTGTCGAATCTTTGCAGTGCTTCTTGGTATTTTTTCATTCGTTCATAAATTGTGTATATattgtgcaaaaacaaaacatgcGAATGTTTACTGATCAAATCTCCATCACTCATCTGAGAACTGTCAGGAGACCCATGAGCATCCCACCGCATGTGCACATCGTGCTCCGCACGTTCCACAGTGGAAGAAAATAACG of Salvelinus namaycush isolate Seneca chromosome 29, SaNama_1.0, whole genome shotgun sequence contains these proteins:
- the LOC120024161 gene encoding coiled-coil domain-containing protein 85C-B-like, with translation MAKNPSEGPNEPDLNQLPDEELLQWGKEQLVNRLRRVDSEKLYLMIEHGNMMKDINRRLQVHLHEIRNLKEINQKLQDDNNELRELCCFLDDDRQKGKKLSREWQRFGRYSANAMWKEVGTYQLKLKELEANQETVVRENTDLKEIIFMLDEERNGAGSRSSIDSQSSLTNLNGGTGIVRDFGDGSSTSSTGSAGSPDHHHSHNHIHKLPTEREGKLGSTFQRRSMDDLSAPHHHRSIPNGLNDSSTNYIRQLETKMRILEDDNNKLLTQQQCDPGDLRVLRKGMTLYHSESQLSSLPQRQDALHNGMIGRLPTSESTLVTGYLSCVQKPESVVHAMKVLEVHENLDKKQVPEDYEEDLSEKEKAIVREMCNVVWRKLGDVAGSKPSIRQHLSGNQFKGPM